CGCGGGGGATGCTTCCAAGACGCCAAAAACGCCGGTTGTATTCTGCGCCGTCAGCGCTGTGACTGCACTCATGGCATAAACTTTATGCGCAGTGATCGTTTTAATATCTGCCTGAATACCTGCGCCACCACTGCAATCGGAGCCAGCAATTGTCAGTACTTTTTTCATACCATTCCCCCCAAAAAAATCATTTCGTTATTCACATCGGAATTATCACTTAATATTCTGTCTATTTTATCAAATCTTTTGCAAGCAAGAGCAGTTTTCGGGTTGCTGAAGCGACATCCGGTTTGGCGAATATTGCGGATATTATCGCAACGCCGCTAACCCCACTACCTCTCAACTGTAAAAGATTGTTTTCATTGATTCCGCCTATCGCCACAACAGGAATGCTGACCGAGGAGCAAATCGTTCGGAGTGTTTCCAGCGGAACATCCGCAGCATCCTCTTTGGTTGAAGTTGAAAATACCGCACCAACACCAAGATAATCAGCTCCCTGACTTTCAGCAAGAATGGCCTGCTCAACTGTTTCGACAGAGACACCGAGAATTTTGTCTTTTCCAATCAGCATGCGCACATCCCTTGAATTCCTATCATTTTGTCCGACATGAACACCGTCTGCATCAACTGCAAGTGCAACATCAATATTGTCGTTAATCACAAACGGAATGTTGTACTTATCAGTTATTTCTTTTACTATTTTACCTTCTCTTACAAAACTTTCAAAGCCAAGCTCCTTTTCACGAAGCTGAATAAACGTTGCGCCTGTTTTGATAATCTCTTCAACCTGATTTTCAAGTTTATTGCCGTTAAGCCAGGTCCTATCAGTGACAACATACAAAAGCACGGAGTTTTTATCTACTTTCAATTTTGGCACCGTCCTTTAAGAGATCGGCATTAATTTTGCTCATATAATCGATAAGCAGCATTCTAAACGTGTTCGTGCCGCCGTCAAGCTCACAAAGCCTTTGGTAGGCAAGCTCTCCGCAAAGCCCCATGGCGGCCACAGCCGTAGCCGTTGCCTCCAGAACATGTGCTTTGTTCGCACCGACAAAGCTTCCAATCACGGCTGTAAGCATACAACCCGTTCCGGTTACACGACTCATCATGGGGTGACCGTTATTAATGATATAAGCCTTTTTACTGTCCGCAACAATGTCGGTTGCTCCTGTAATTGCAATGACCGCCCCTGTAGCTTTGGACAGCTCTTGGGCCAAGGCAACCACGCTGTCCAGGCTATCTGCTGTGACTGCATCAGAGGCTGAGGCATCAACCCCCTGTGCATTACTGCTTCCCGAAGCAATAAATTTGATTTCCGATATGTTCCCTCGGATTACAGCAAAATTTACTTCTTTCAAAAGTGTAAATATTGTTTCATTACGCAAGGCCGAAGCCCCTGCCCCCACAGGGTCTAAGATTACAGGAACCTTAAGCTCATTAGCCTTTTTCCCCGCTGTAATCATAGATTTTATGGTTCTTTCATTCAGGGTCCCGATATTTATAATAAGGGCGGAACAAATCGAGGTGATTTCGCCGGCTTCGGCTATATCATCTGCCATAATCGGAGAACCCCCGCTGGCCAGGATAATATTCGCACAGTCGTTGACTGTAACATAATTGGTGATAGCATGGACAAGCGGCACATTTGAATTGACATTTCCTAATATTTGCTTAAACATTTTCCCTTACCTTCTTTTCTATTCTTTGTTCGCTAATTTGTAATGTTATTTTTGTTTATTGATATTGCGATTATTTGTGATGCCCATTTTATTTGTAAGGATACATAAACACATCATAATCAGAACTACAGGTACTGTGCTTCCAAGAACTGTATCGATATTGAGAAAGAATCTGTAAATAATAAAACCCACAATCCAAAGACAAGAGTTTACCAAATTGAGCTTTTTTACGTCATCACGCTTTTTCAGGATAAAAT
Above is a genomic segment from Dehalobacter sp. 12DCB1 containing:
- the thiE gene encoding thiamine phosphate synthase, with the protein product MKVDKNSVLLYVVTDRTWLNGNKLENQVEEIIKTGATFIQLREKELGFESFVREGKIVKEITDKYNIPFVINDNIDVALAVDADGVHVGQNDRNSRDVRMLIGKDKILGVSVETVEQAILAESQGADYLGVGAVFSTSTKEDAADVPLETLRTICSSVSIPVVAIGGINENNLLQLRGSGVSGVAIISAIFAKPDVASATRKLLLLAKDLIK
- the thiM gene encoding hydroxyethylthiazole kinase, yielding MFKQILGNVNSNVPLVHAITNYVTVNDCANIILASGGSPIMADDIAEAGEITSICSALIINIGTLNERTIKSMITAGKKANELKVPVILDPVGAGASALRNETIFTLLKEVNFAVIRGNISEIKFIASGSSNAQGVDASASDAVTADSLDSVVALAQELSKATGAVIAITGATDIVADSKKAYIINNGHPMMSRVTGTGCMLTAVIGSFVGANKAHVLEATATAVAAMGLCGELAYQRLCELDGGTNTFRMLLIDYMSKINADLLKDGAKIESR